Below is a window of Ochotona princeps isolate mOchPri1 chromosome 19, mOchPri1.hap1, whole genome shotgun sequence DNA.
CCCCATCCCGACTCCTCCTCTACTCCACCCATAGTGCACCACCTTCCATATTACCATGGATACCATTTTTTACTCTGCACTCAATCATGTCCACAGATATGACTGTCGATCCAACCTCACCATCTCCATGGGCCCATCATACCTTCATACTCGTCTAGTTCATACACATTACCATCATTCAACACTTCAGTATCACATGGCTCAGAGTCTCCCCCTCACCCTCCGCAATCACACAACTCCACAGACGTCACCGTCTCCTTTACACAATCCCCACAGAGGTCACCGTTCCCTCCACATCCCACCATCCCCACAGACATCACCGTTCCCTTTACATCCCACCATCGCCCCAGACGTCACCGTCTCCTCCTCATCCCACCATCTTCACAGACGTCACCGTTCCCCTATATCCCACCCTCTCTCCACACTTTCTGGGGACATCACGTCTCTCCACAGCCCACCCTAACCCTCCGGGGCTTGGggaagagcagagctgggccaaggctGGGAGGAGCATTGGTCACAGGCTTGTCCCGGCCGCACTCACCTGAGGCGCTAGGGGCGGCGCGCAACCAGGGAGCCCGGGAAAGAAGCCAGACTCTGGACCCTGCCCGGAACGGGGCAGGAAGCATGATGTGCGCATGCTCGCAGCTTGGTGCGCGCGGTTCCAGGTCCGGCAGGAAGGGAGCGCGCTCGGACTCTAGGTTCCGAGGCGGCCCCTTGTCGTTTCGGCTCCGGCCGGCGCACCCCCAGAGCGGTTTCGGTGAGTTCCTCGTTCTCCGCGGCCGGCTGGAGTTTGGAATCAGGCTCTGCACCCCAGCGCCCGCAGGCTCCGGCCATGGACCGGGAGACGCGCGTCCACGCCGAACGCCACTTCCGAGGCCTCCGAGACGGCGTCCCGGGCGGCGGCGGGACCCCGGGCCGCGTCGCCTTCATCCAGGCGCCCGAAGCCTTCTCCTACGCCGACTTCTTCAGGAGCTTCCTGCTGCCCAACCTGCCCTGCGTGTTCTCCCGGGCCTTCACCGAGGCCTGGGGCAGCCGGCGACGCTGGGTGACGCCCGCGGGCAAGCCCGACTTGGACCACCTGCTCCGGAAGTACGGTGAGGGCCAGGCCCGCGGTGCTGGGACGCTGGAGCAGGAACAGGGACCGAGGGGTCCACCGTTTGCGGAGGTGTCGCGGGTGAGGAGTCCCGGGAGGGCGCCCCGCGTAGCAGTCTTCCTGATCTGCTGTTGCAGGAGACGCTGTCGTCCCCGTGGCAAATTGCGGGGTCCGAGAATACAACTCAAACCCCAAGGAGTACATGGTCCTGCGAGACTACATCAGCTACTGGAAGGACTACATCCAAGGAGGCTACTCTTCACCAAGGGGCTGTCTCTACCTCAAGGACTGGCATCTGTGCAGGTAAAGGGGCTCACAGCGCCGACCACCTCACTGCGCTCCCCGAAGCCTTTCTGATGGAGACGAAGGCTGGCTGCCTTCTGAGTTGTCTCCCCTTCTGCTGGAGCAGTCAGCTCCTCCCAGTTCGCTTGGCCTGGTGCTGACACCATGAGGAACGTGGCTGTGCATGGCATGGTGGTTGTACTTACTCCCTTCCTCCTGGTCACCTTTGCCTGGGGTGTCCCCAGCTCACCTGAtcttctccatccctctctctcagGTGCCCCTGGGCCCACCCCCGCCAACTCCGAAGCCCAGGCCTGTGCCTGTCACCTTGCCAGCACCAAGGCTCCTGCATCCTCCTGCCCCCCCCCACCAGATCTCTGTAGATCCAGATCTTTTTGCACAGCTGTGCCAGTCTCATGTTGATTTCCCACTCCGTGTATGTTGTCCCGATCCCTTCCTGGTCTGTCTGTACCTGCCACATGCTGTGGTTTCTGTTTGGTATTTTAAAACTTTGCGGTGGTGTGAAAGAACGATATGCACTCAATAGAAACTACACTGATGAGTTTTGGTTTGGGTCTTTCTCCACATCAGTCCCGGTATTTCCAGTGGGCTTTGGACAGTGCGTGGTAAGCTGGGGTGTGCCACGTACCTGTCTGACTTAGGAATTTTCAACATGGACCAGTTGGGCCAGAACCCATCCAAAGCAGAAGGATACCTTGGTGCTTCACCCGCCCCAGAGACTAGCTCTCATTCCCACTCTGGGAAGCTTCTCTGCCCCTCCCCGGGATGTCCCAGCTGCATGGGCCTTTTGGGAGCAGGTGCCATCCGGGTCTCATCCCTAGCAGTGAGTGAGTAGATGTGGGCACTCATGGGGGCACACTGAGGGTGAGCACAGGCCCCTGCCATTGCCACAACCCACCTGCCAGCTTACCTCTACCACCCTGTGAGTTGTAGGGAAGCAACGAGTGGCTTTCAAGGCTTCAGTGTATACCAAATGTTGCATGGGACACACTTATATTAGAAAACTGTAGGTTATTGTAAAGTTAATGTTTGACtgaatgttttgtattttatctagcaaccatgagaaataaaaaaagatcagAAGAAGGCATGGGGGCAGAGGACATAATATCTGAACATGGTTTTTGTGGATGTGTAGGAGTCTGTCAGGGAAACTAAGGAATGCCAGGCAGAAGGACTGGCACGGTCTTGGGGAAGCTGTACATGGTTGCTGCTACTGGGGCTGTGATCCACCATTGTCTCTGGACTTTAAACAAATCCGGGAGCCCTGTGCTATGTGGCATTGGTAGCTTTTCCTTAGCTGGGGCAAGTGTAATGTAATCCTGTAATGTGCCCATTAGTGGACTTTAGGAGTAAAGTCACAGGGAATGAAGAGTTGAGAGGGTATAGGGATGACTCGCAGGCCTGGGCCTGTGGCCGAGCATGTACTGGGCAGTTGAGTTGTCTGGTATTTGGGGAAGTAGCAGAAGAGGTCCCGCACTTAGGAACCAGACTCCTAGgctgctgcagccagaagccagaatcgCAGGACTAGTTCACAGGGACCTGCTGCACGTGGTACTGGCTGTGCCCTCACAGTACACTCCAAGGCAtgtttcttggttagaattctgagatGTGCAGTTGGGGTGGGGTTCAGCTTGAGTCTGTCAGGGGCTTGTGACTGTTGGGCAGCtccagcaggcctggtgggataACATGGCCCTGCTTATATGTGGTGGAGGCAGCAGAGTGTCACCATGTGGTCCGTATGTGTTTTATCGAGATCCTGCCTGAGGGTGGGCCTGTGGACCAACATACACGAAGTAGGCTCTCACTGCAGCCCGTGCCTACCCCTTAGGGACTCCTCAGCAGAAGATGTGTTCATCCTGCCTGTGTACTTCTCCTCTGACTGGCTGAATGAGTTCTGGGATGCCCTGGATGTTGATGACTACCGTTTTGTCTACGCGGGGCCAACAGGCACCTGGTAATGCCATAGGTGAACCACAGTCACTAGTGCTATGGTGAGCTGGGAAGCGTGGCCACCCATCTGGCTCACAGGCTAAGGCCGTCACAGTTGGAGGCAATCATTCTGCACGGGGAGGCCTTTGGGGAATGGGAGTGCTCTACTTCAAGGGCTGGCATTTGAcacagctggtaaagctgccacctgtgatatcGTCTTacctgagtgccagttcaaatcccgctactccacttctaatcgaGCTCcctactgggaaagcagcagaggatggcctgaggccttggatccctgcacccacatatgaagaagctcctgacccagtCTTGCTTAGACATttcggaagtgaaacagcagatggaaggcctttgtTGCTCtttctaactgcttttcaaacaaatcctaaaataaaattttataagggcccggcggcatggcctagtggctaaagtcctcgacttgaatgccccgggatcccatatgggcaccggttctaatcccggcggctccacttcccatccagctccctgcttgtggcctgggaaagcagtcaaggacagcccaaagctttgggaccctgcaccctcgtgggagacctggaagaggttccaggttcccggctttggatcggcatagcaccggccgttgcggctctgttggggagtgaatcatcggacggaagatcttcctctctgtctctcctcctctctgtatatctgactttggaataaaaataataaacaaataaataaataaaataaaattttataaaagaagaaataaggcaCAAGCTGGGTGTGTTTGTCACAGGTCACCGTTCCATGCAGACATCTTCTGCTCCTTCAGCTGGTCTGTCAACATCTGTGGGAGGAAGAAGTGGCTGCTCTTCCCGCCAGGACAAGAGGAGGCTCTGCGGGACTGCCACGGTGGCCTGCCTTACGATGTCACCTCCATGCTCCAGCACTGCGGTCCGCCCCTTGAGATCATCCAGGAGGCTGGAGAGATGGTGTTTGTGCCCAGCGGGTGGCACCACCAGGTGCACAACTTGGTAAGGTGGCTACACCCTGCCCTGTGTTACCCACAACCTGCACACTTTGCCGGACCACAGTCCCTGTCACCTCTCTGGATGGCTCCCTGCAGAGCCAGAACATGGGGCAGGGTGCCATAGACAATGCAGaggccccagctcctgggtcCCACTCCTGCTCTGGGCTCATCTGGGTGGCTGTGGACTGAGCTGATTTCAGCTTCTTGGTATATTCCAATGGACCCAACGTCCCCTCCttccagctgggcctggcacccgGGAATCATGTAGCAGGCTCGTGGTCACTGCCTTTCCCCTCCAGGACGACACCATCTCCATCAACCACAACTGGGTCAACGGCTGCAACCTGGCCTCCATGTGGCACTTTCTGCAACGGGAGCTCTGTGCCGTGCAACATGAGATCAGCGAGTGGAGGGACTCCATGCCAGAATGGCACCACCACTGCCAGGTAAAGCTTGCTAGGCTGGACTGGGAGTACAGGTGGGATCCATGTCAGGGCCGAGGCTTGCTTGGCTGGATGGGGGATGCAGGAGGGGTTTTGTGGCTAAGGCTTGCCAGTGGCTGAACTGGGGATGTGGGAGGGGTGTAAGGTAGTAGCCCTCCATTCTGGGGAGGATGTGACTGTAaggcccaggaggcaggcagtCATCAGCTGTGTGTGAGGGATTAATCCGGGGCCAGCTGAGTGTCAGGGCCAGCTGCCAGTCCTCAAGAGACTCGTAGGCATTGTGGCTTGGACTCAATGGGTTGCTGCCTCACCTGTCAGTGCCTCTGCTCACTGGACTGCACTGGGATCCTGTGCTGTCTTTAGCAGTGACCACATGGCTGACTGACCTATCATTTTGGTTCAGGTCATCATGAAGTCCTGCTCAGGGATCAACTTTGAAGAGTTTTACCATTTCCTCAAGGTCATTGCTGAAAGGAGACTCCTTGTTCTGAAACAGGGGGCAGAAAGGGCATCAGAACATGACCCAGACACGGGGCTTGGCCTGCAGCAGGCTGCGTTTGACATCAGCCGCCTTACAGAGGTGCTGGCCTCTGTCATTGCACACCCTGACTTCCAGAGGGTGGACACTGGTGCATTCTCACCACAGCCCCTGGAGCTGCTACGACGGTTGGAGGAGGCCATGGCCGCCATTGCAGAACTTTAGCATCCCTGGAGGATGACTGCCAATGTGCAACCTCCCTGCCCAAGACTTCCCGCCCACCCTCATGGCCTGGAAAGTGCCCCTGTGGAGCAAGAAGAGCTCCTTTCTGGAGACCTGCCATGGtcctgcctgcccagggctgtTTTATGATATTGCTAGGCATGGGTCCTCGGTGAGCACTGAGTCCTACTTGCTGTGACATTGCCTGGGATTGGGGATGTTGGGCCATGCAAGCCTGCTGGCAGTCAGTGAACAGCTGTGTGACTGTGTTTCTGAAGAGTCTCCTGACCTTTTGGTGAAGGTGAGGACTCCTGAGTGACGgatgtccagcctggcctgtcacCCGACATAGGTGCATTACCTCCACCCTCTGTCCTGAGCTTGGACTCCTGTTGGGCTTGGTGCCACACATGCCCAAGCCAGTGTGTGAAGCTAGACGTTTGCCCCTGTAGCTAACAGGTTGCAAGGTCACCGTTGTGCCAGggagtgtgggtgttcaacctctGAGCAGATCTAGCACCTGCTTGGTAGTGACTGAGCTTGACAGTTGCACAGGAagatgggagcagagcagggatgATAGATGCCAGAGGCTCTGTCAGTTTCCCGGGTGCCCACATTAGCAACTGTACCCTTGGTGCTTCATGGTTATGAGGAAGACGCAACCAAGTacgccagccctgcctggtctgtggGGTCAGGGGCTCCTCAGAGTTTCAGGTGGGATGGTAGATGGCCACAGGGCAGCACCAGGGGCTATTCAGGGGCCAGCTGAACTCCTACAAAGCCCTTAGTGACTGGGACACTGGTGGTCTAGCAAAGTTCAAGACAGGAAAGTAAAATATTAACACTGTCAAATCATTGAGTATTGTTAGCAGTTGTTTCAGAACCTGTATCAGCAGTATTACCTGTTGAGTCTACACAAATAGTTCCAGGGTGGTCACAGGTGCCAAGTGGTGCCCCCTGAGAAGCTGACCTTGGAGGTTGTTGGGGACCTGGTCCTTTCCTCATGTGGAGACATCTCACATGACTGTATGGCCCTGAGCTCCCAACCAGCAGTTCTGGAAAAGTGACCACTCCCTGGGCTAGGCTGGAGGAGTAGCCATTGGGGCATGTCAGGGACCCTCCCAGCATGGGAATTTTGCTCTGAGGAGCCAGTTTCCCCAGGATTAAGGCAGCTTTTTGTCTTGTGAAAACCACATTCTTTCAACTCCTTCATGTGCCCTGATGCAATCACTGTCCTGTTATAGATCCATTCTCTAGGCATAAAAACTACCCAGTTGACCCACACTGTCCTGTTTGGTCAGGACCTGGACTTCCTGGGGCACCACAACCCTTCAGTGCAGAAGCGCTTtgcctgctgcagcctggcctcaataggttttttgtttaaagatttatttttgggcccagcgtggtagcctagtggctaaagtcctcaccttgcatgcgccaggatctcatatgggtgccggttctaatgccggcggccctgtttcccatccagctccctgcctgtggcctgggaaagcagtcaaggacggcccaatgccttgggaccctgctcctgcatgggagacccagaagaagctccaggcgcctggcttcagatcgatgcagTGCCGgtcgttgtggccagttggggagtgagtcattgaacagaagatcttcctctctgtctctcctctatatatatctactttgcaataaatctttttctaaaaaaaattatttttgttggaaagacagagttacagagaagaaaaacagatcttcagttcactggttcactccccatgtggccacaacagctggagctgggctggtcaaaagccaggagcttcctccaggtctcccatgtgggtgagaggcccaaggacttgaaccatcttctgctgctttcccaggccgtaagcatggaattggatcagaagtggatcaaaCTTgggcccatctgggatgccagtgctgcaggcagaggcttagggtACCGTGTCAAGGTGCTAGCCTTAACCTTCCCTGAGTTGGTTACAGTGAGTCGGTGAGGGGAAATGCCTTGTAGAAGCCTACCTACACCACCTTGGATCTTCCTGGGCATGGGACAATACTGAACCAAGAGCATTCCATCACAGGCAAGccagagtcagtggatcctgagGTCAGCATTCCTGTCCATGGGAACTGCCACTTTCCTCCAGGGTCTGCTTGGGCCAGAAGATCTTTCCCACCAAGGATCTGAGCAAAAAACACTAGCATTGAGATAGGGACATGTGTAGCTCTGGGCTGACAAGATTCCTGTCCAAGACAGGTGCCACTTTCAGGAGTCAGCTGCAACTTGCTGGGTGTGAGTGAGGTGCAAGGCAGGCAGTCTGCAGGCAGAGATCTCAGAAGTTTCTGTTAGCGCAAACACAGCAAGTGATGTTAGGCATAACACACATGCACCTTGAACGGCAATACAGGCTGAGACGTGTGCCCTCAGCACTGGGCATGTGACCTTGGGTCCCAGTTCTCTCCACCTTCTCACAACAGCAGGCCGCCGGTGTGTGTGGAGGGATCCTGAGGGTGCTTTGGTCTAGAGGACAGCCACATGAGGAGGCAGCCATCCACCAGCACCTTGGTCCAAGTCTCCAGCGTCTAGAACTGGAAGAAGCCCTAGAAAACTAGATCCACTAACCAGCCCTAAATCCACAGCAGTGTGGCAGGCTCACTGTGTGTACAGTGTCTGCCTGGGCCGGAGGTGGTGCATTCACAACTTCTGTCATGGTTAATGCTCAGTTAAACTGCCTCCCAATTCATGGTGAAGACTTCACAGCACCTCAGAATGTGGTGTTACTCAGCAATGTCACTGCTGCTATAATCAGCCCATGTGGGATACACCAAAACACAGTGACCCCCAAGTCCAGTTTGCCTGGTGCCCTTAATGGAAGTCACGGAAAGAACATTATGTGAGATAAAAGTGGGAGTCAGAGCGACGCCCCCATAAACTAAGGCCAAAGATGACCAGCCTGAACCTCCAGCCTTGGTGATTTTACAGAAATGGGGCCTCTGTGCAGATGTCTCAGAATGCCACTTCTGAAGGGCAAGAGTGGTTACAACTCTTAATTCACTATTTACAGACCTTTGTACAAACATGTAATCAAATATTTTATAGCTTTATGTTCACAATTTTTCATCTCATCACTTTAATTCCTTACTTTAATTTATAGTCTGAGTGAACTTCCATTACACGTCCACCAAAtcctttctgagttctgattggaTTTATTCAGTTTAGATGTCCGCAAATTTGCACTCAGCTGGACACTTCACGCAGGTGGGATGCAGGTGACAGGGGCAGTGGTGGACACTGCAGTTGCAGCTCCTTGTGCTACTTGTTATCCTGAGGACAGGTCTGCCAGTCGCccctgctgtctgctgctgcccAAATTCAAGTCATAACATAACAGTCCCCAAATAGCAAACTAAGTATGCATTTAGTGAGAAATAATgaagcacaatgggttaagccacagcatcCTATAGTGGGATGTTggtttggagttccagctgctcagctCCCAGTCAAGTTTCCTGCTAGTACACCTGAGAAGGTAACAAGGGGTGAGCCAAgtgcaacccatatgggagacccagactcccTGACTCCTGGACCTAGCCTGGCCCAtcaccagctattgcaggcatttgagggagtcAACCAGTAGTTAGAAGAGATAGTTTATCTCCCCTGTCACTGTGTTTATTCAACTAAGTAAATATTGTGGtcactgtggcagcacatatccaaataagtaaatattaaatattaatggggcccatcagcgtggcctagcagctaaagtcttcgccttgaacgccccgggatcccatatgggcaccggttctaatcctggtagctccacttcctatccagctccctgcttgtggcctgggaaagcagtcgaggatggcccaaagctttgggaccctgcaccctcgtgggagacctggaagaggttcctggttcccggctttagatcagcacagcactggctgttgcgctcaattggggagtgaatcatctgatggaagatcttcctctctgtctctcctcctctctgtatatctgactttgtaataaaaataaataaatctttttaaaaaaacattaatgaCTATGTGTATTTTGTGGAATAGCTAATGAGAACAAAGCCACAATAGCTGTATTTATTGCAGAGTTGTTTTTAAGGCAAAcacacgtgcatgcacacacacatttttggagATACAGGAAAGTTTCCACCAGGGAGAATTTCACTCAGAGTAGTAAAACTATTCTAAATGTATGTGCACCTTATCACTCAGCTTTAGCATTTATGAAAGTAAAATTGATCAAAGGAGCAAACTGTCACAGTGGGAGACCCTTTAGTCAAGTCATGAATTATTTAAGAATTTGTTTCAAGTTGTGCTTCGCACAAGTAACTTCCAAATCAGCCTGGTTGCCAGGCTGACTCACAGGGCTCTACCACCTGATGTCCTCTGGAAGCCAGACTGAGACACCAGTTTTTGTGAAAGGAGTTTGCTATTTTCATGCTACATCTCAACTGCCACTCCTCTGGCTCAGGGAAGGGATTCACACAGGTGGACAGGTGCAAGCTGTGAGGgtggctgaggcttcaggtgtatctgtgtcctggctgtgtacGTGCGGATTTTAAAGCCCGTTTATTTTTGATTTGTGAGACACAGCAACAGAAcccccatgcactggttcactgtgCAGATGCATCGACACCTgacgctgaagccagaagcctggagctcagtacagatctcccacatggctggcaagaGCTCAGTGAtctgaactatcacctgctgcttccttccatGGTCTGCATCAGAAGAGCGGTGAACTTATGAGCTAGCACCAGGACCTGAACTTGGGTATTCTGGTAAGGGATGCACATCTTAGCTGCCAGACTAAATGCTTATTACCTCCTACAAAGtttattaaaagtttatttattatttgaaaagtaaagaaagaaacagagatctcccgtcccctggctcattcaccaaacacaacagctggggctatacCAGGCTAAAtcaaggagctgggaactcattctAGGTCCCCACATAGTTGACAGGAAGCCAAATACGTCAGCCATGGCTTGCTAGTTCTTGGGGTGGACATAAGCAGATGAACTTGgagtctgagccaggctgcattcccaggcacttcaataaGGGAAACAAGTTAGCCATCAGGTAAAtatctgcccctcccccactttATGAAATACCCACGTCCAGTGGATGTTGTGTGTTTGTAATGATAATGTAGGGCATTTTTTTTGTAAGTATTAAGTGTTTATTCATGCATCCAAAAAATATTGATACAAGACATGTAAAAAAAGCACGCTGTTTTAACACATTCATAGTGGAATGAACAGATAGGAACCTAACTACATGAACCCATGGACCTCCCAAGCAACCACAGTGTCTAGTCCCAGCACCATTGGTTGTAGCCACTGTGGCAATCCTGCAGGTTACGGAGTGACAAACAGCTGCATCGCCCAGCCACTCATGGGGCACTCTGGGACACAGAATCTTAGCCACACGTGGGGCACtctgggacatctgcatcctacAGTCGGGGCCTCATCCCAGCAGGGCCTCTTGGGAATGGCTCAGAGCAGGTAGTTCCGCCTGGCACTATGCTCATGGttgcttcccctccctccctcagctATCCCCATAGTCCTTCTCAGTGGTCCCTCACTGCATTAGTGCGGCCCCTTACTTGGGGCAAGCAGGAGTGGGGAAGGGGCTGCTGTGATTCTCTTCAAGACCCCACACCTTCTGCAACTGATGATCCTG
It encodes the following:
- the JMJD4 gene encoding 2-oxoglutarate and iron-dependent oxygenase JMJD4 isoform X2; this translates as MDRETRVHAERHFRGLRDGVPGGGGTPGRVAFIQAPEAFSYADFFRSFLLPNLPCVFSRAFTEAWGSRRRWVTPAGKPDLDHLLRKYGDAVVPVANCGVREYNSNPKEYMVLRDYISYWKDYIQGGYSSPRGCLYLKDWHLCRDSSAEDVFILPVYFSSDWLNEFWDALDVDDYRFVYAGPTGTCWSVNICGRKKWLLFPPGQEEALRDCHGGLPYDVTSMLQHCGPPLEIIQEAGEMVFVPSGWHHQVHNLDDTISINHNWVNGCNLASMWHFLQRELCAVQHEISEWRDSMPEWHHHCQVIMKSCSGINFEEFYHFLKVIAERRLLVLKQGAERASEHDPDTGLGLQQAAFDISRLTEVLASVIAHPDFQRVDTGAFSPQPLELLRRLEEAMAAIAEL
- the JMJD4 gene encoding 2-oxoglutarate and iron-dependent oxygenase JMJD4 isoform X1; translated protein: MDRETRVHAERHFRGLRDGVPGGGGTPGRVAFIQAPEAFSYADFFRSFLLPNLPCVFSRAFTEAWGSRRRWVTPAGKPDLDHLLRKYGDAVVPVANCGVREYNSNPKEYMVLRDYISYWKDYIQGGYSSPRGCLYLKDWHLCRDSSAEDVFILPVYFSSDWLNEFWDALDVDDYRFVYAGPTGTWSPFHADIFCSFSWSVNICGRKKWLLFPPGQEEALRDCHGGLPYDVTSMLQHCGPPLEIIQEAGEMVFVPSGWHHQVHNLDDTISINHNWVNGCNLASMWHFLQRELCAVQHEISEWRDSMPEWHHHCQVIMKSCSGINFEEFYHFLKVIAERRLLVLKQGAERASEHDPDTGLGLQQAAFDISRLTEVLASVIAHPDFQRVDTGAFSPQPLELLRRLEEAMAAIAEL